A stretch of Arachis hypogaea cultivar Tifrunner unplaced genomic scaffold, arahy.Tifrunner.gnm2.J5K5 arahy.Tifrunner.gnm2.scaffold_878, whole genome shotgun sequence DNA encodes these proteins:
- the LOC112726204 gene encoding auxin-responsive protein SAUR78-like, producing the protein MKKMKINIMLRKCKSLSNWQLGRSSSYSSLRSKSVKENLWAGNEMQEHENFETIFVGSTRKRYVISSKYLNHPLMNALINKSKRNDGDDYENVLVVNCEVVLFDHLLWMLEKADPMLTADSLEELADLYVI; encoded by the coding sequence atgaagaagatgaagatcaaTATAATGCTGAGGAAGTGCAAGAGCTTGTCAAATTGGCAGCTAGGAAGATCTTCATCATATAGCAGTTTGAGGTCCAAATCTGTGAAGGAGAATTTGTGGGCTGGAAATGAGATGCAGgaacatgaaaattttgaaacTATATTTGTTGGCAGCACAAGGAAACGGTACGTAATCAGCTCCAAATATCTGAATCATCCTCTTATGAATGCTCTAATCAATAAGTCAAAGCGAAACGACGGTGATGATTATGAAAATGTTTTGGTGGTTAACTGTGAGGTAGTTCTCTTTGATCATCTCTTGTGGATGCTAGAAAAGGCAGATCCAATGCTCACTGCTGACTCTCTGGAAGAATTGGCTGACCTCTAtgtcatttaa